The Streptococcus oralis region AATTGATTTAGGAAATATTTGGGAAGCACTTTCAGCAATTGGTACGATTGGTGCAGTTGTTGTTTCATTGTATCTTTCTCGTAAAGATTCGATAAATAAAATACGGGTAAGTACACAAGTAATCATTCCAGTAGGTTCTTTGGATAAAAAAATTTATACTAATGTAACGATTACTAATGTTGGGAGACAGGAAGTAATCATTACTCAGATCGGAGTTACTCATTCAAGATATGCAAAAAAGAGATTTGCCTTTATAACAAACATGGGGGTTTTTAATAATACGCTGCCTAGTTATTTAAAAACTGGTGAGTTTGCTGATTTTGGATGTATTCAAGAAAACTTGAGACAACAGTTTATTAATAAGCATTTAAGTGGAAAAAAAGCTTATGGCTATGCTATTGATTCCCTAGGGAAAATATATTTTTCAAAAAAGTTTGTATTATTTGATGAATAGTGTAAGTTTAGTATACTATTTATAGAATGGAGTTTAATTTATGGGATTCACTGAGGACAACTACGAACACGCGGTCATTGAACTTTTTCGTGATAGTTTGGGCTATTCATATGTTTATGGTCCAGATGTAGAGCGTGATTATAGAACACCTTTATATTTGGAAGAGCTTTATTCTGCTTTAGAAAGGATCAATGCTAAGCTACCGACTGTTGCAATTCAAGAGGCAATTGAAAAGTTACAGCGTTTTGAAACAGGTTCCTTGCTTCAAAAAAATAAGATTTTTACAAATTATCTTCAAAACGGTATAGAAGTTTCCTATTTTCATCAAGGAAGAAAACAATCTAATCTCGTTTATTTAGTTGATTTCGATAATGTAAATAATAATTCTTTTACTGTAATTAATCAATGGACAATTGTAGAGAAGAGTAATAAACGTCCTGATATTATAGTGTTTTTGAATGGTTTGCCAGTAGTTGTTTTTGAGTTGAAAAGTCCTTCTCGCCAAGAAACAGATGCTTCTGATGCTTACCGTCAGCTTAAAACATATCAGAAAGAAATTCCAAATTTATTTAACTATAATGCTTTTTGCGTAATGACGGATCTAGCCACTTCAAAGGCGGGGACAATTACTGCTGGTGAAGACCGCTTTATGGAGTGGAAGACCACTGATGGTAGTTTTGAAGATACTCAGTATGCTAATTTTACCACGTTCATTGAAGGTATTTTTGATAAGACTAGATTTTTGGATATTTTAAGGAATTTTATCTGCTTTTCTGAGGATGCTAAGATTTTAGCGGCTTATCATCAGTATTTTGCAGTGAATAAGGCTGCAGTATCTACTTTGAATGCAACTAAAAGCGATGGACGGGGAGGTGTTTTCTGGCATACGCAAGGGAGTGGGAAATCTCTATCCATGGTTTTCTATGCTCATCTGCTGCAGAAAGTTTTAGACTCGCCAACTATTGTCGTTTTGACTGATCGAAATGATTTAGACGAACAGTTATATGGACAGTTTTCCAAATGCCAAGATTTTCTGAGACAGACACCGATTCGGGCAGAGAGCCGTTTGCATCTGAAAGAACTATTGACTGGTCGCCAAGCCAATGGCATTATATTTACAACTATGCAGAAGTTTTCAGAGTCAGAAGAGGCGCTTTCTGATAGAAGAAACATTGTTGTCATGGCAGATGAGGCTCATCGTGGTCAGTATGGACTTGAAGAAAAGATTAAAATTACCAAAGGAAAAGATGGAGAAAGCGAAGCGAAACTAGTCGTCGGAGCAGCCAGACTGATTAGAGATAGCTTGCCTAATGCGACTTATATTGGATTTACTGGAACTCCTATTTCTACTAAAGATAAGTCTACAACAGAGGTTTTTGGTAATTACATTGACGTTTACGATATGACACAGGCGGTTGAAGATGGCGCCACTCGGCCTGTCTATTATGAAAGTCGCGTCATGCATTTAAAACTAGATGAAAGTATCTTGCGTTTGATTGACACAGAGTATGACTTGATGGCACAAAGCGCTGAATCACATGCGATTGATAGAAGCAAGAAGGAATTGGGTCGTCTTGATAGTATTTTAGGGGCCGATCAAACTATTAGTGCCTTGTGTGAAGATATCATTACCCATTATGAAGAAAATCGTGCGCAGGAATTAACTGGAAAAGCAATGATTGTTGCTTATTCTCGTCCGATTGCGATGAAAATTTATCGTACCTTACTTGAAAAGCGTCCGAATTGGACAGAAAAAATTGGAGTTGTCATGACTTCTAGTAATAATGATCCGGAAGAATGGCATGATATAGTAGGGAATAAGCGACATAAAGAAGAGATGGCTAAAAGGTTTAAAGACAATGAAAGCCCATTTAAGATTGCTATCGTCGTTGATATGTGGCTGACTGGATTTGATGTTCCTAGCCTTGCAACTATGTATGTATATAAGCCAATGCAAGGTCATAATCTTATGCAGGCAATCGCTCGTGTTAACCGTGTATACAAAAATAAAGAGGGTGGACTTGTAGTTGATTATATCGGTATTGCAAGTGCTTTAAAGCAAGCCATGAACGATTATACAAATCGAGACAAAGATAACTTTGGGGACACTGATATAGCTAAGACAGCTTTACCAAAGTTTGTCGAAAAACTAGAGGTCTGCCGTGATTTGTTTTATGGGTTTGACTATTCAGAATTCATGCTCTCTAAATCAAGTGATTTAATCAGAGCTAAAACAATTAGTGGCGGGGTAAACTTCTTGTCAAGTGTAGACAAGGAGAAGAAGAAAGAGCTCTTCATAAAAGAATCGTTACTCTTACGCCAAGCGTTATCACTTTGTCGTTCTTTGCTTACTCCTGAGCAACGTTTTGAAGCAGCTTATTTTGAAGCAGTCAGAACATTGCTGACACGAATAACTGGGGAGGGTAAAAAGCTTTCTCTGAAAGATATTAATGATCGTATCAATGAATTACTAAAAGCTTCTATCAAGAGTGAAGGTGTCATTAATTTATTCTCAGATATTGATACAGGATTTTCGTTATTTGATCCTAAATTTTTAGATGAAATCTCTAAAATGAAGGAAAAAAACATAGCGGTAGAACTCTTAAAAAAATTATTACAAGAGCAGATTACCTTATATCAAAGAACAAATTTAGTCAAATCCGAAAAGTTCTCTGAAATTCTTTCGCGAGCGATGAGAGCATATCTGAATGGCATGCTTTCGAATGAAGAAGTTATTGCTGAATTAATGAAAATGGCCAAAGAAATGGCGAAGGCTCACGAAGAGGGAGATTCTTTGGGTCTTACAGATGAAGAATTAGCTTTCTATGATGCTTTGACGCAACCACAAGCAGTCAAAGATTTTTATGAAAATGATGAGCTTGTTGCAATGACTCATGAATTAACGGAGACATTGCGCAAAAGCAGAACTATTGATTGGCAGAAAAAACATTCTGCGCGTGCTCGTATGCGCATGCTTGTTAAACGGCTCCTTAGGAAATACAAATATCCACCAGAGGGTGTTGAAGACGCTATTGTGACTGTTATCAAGCAATGTGAAATGTGGACGGATAACCCTGATAATAATTATGAATCCTATTCGTTTTCTGACCAACTGATGGCTGCTGAAAGTAGGGTAGAATTTAAATCGAAATAAAATTTGACTGGCTATGCCGGCGGCCTTGATAAAAAAGCCTTCCTACTGGAGTTGGAGGCTGGGGAGAAGATTGAATAAATCTTTCTACTCAAGACTTTTACATTTTACTGGTGAGAGCCTTTTGCTTGCATTAATAAACTAAAAATCCCCTTTGTCACTTACAGCAGCTGACAAAGTGGATTTTCATTAGTTGATATGCCATTGTGTGGCCAGCCAGTCGGCAAAGTCAGCATAGCGCTCTTTGAGAGCCTCATGATGACCGTAAGGATCAAAGACGGAGCAAGTGGTAAGGATTTCTTTCTGAATCAAGCGATGAATTTCTACAGCATAAAAAGGAGCTTTGGAAAGTCGATTTGAGTGATTCGCGCCTTCAGTCTTTCCATTCTGCAAATAGACTAGACAGTCCTTGTTTTTCAAGTCCTGTGTCCGGCAAAAGTCGGTAAAACCTGGGTACCAAAAGGAACCGCAGATAGAAAAAACACAGGGAACTTCGCAGACACTATAGAGACTGTAAACAGCTGCTAGTCCACCGAGAGAGTAGCCACCATAGGCAATTCTCTTATCATCCAGTAGGTAGTGCCGTCTGATTTCTGCTAATATACCGTTGAATAGTTTCTGATGGTAGCTATCTGCTCTACCACCAAAATCGGGATTGCCAGGCTTTAGAGCATTGGCTTTCCAGGGTGTATAATCATCCAGCCTGTTGTTTGATATTAGTCCGATCAAGATTACTGATGAAGAAAGCTTGCTCAGGTAGTTTGTCTGTCCATCATTTAGCAAGATTGCTGGATAAGGTCGTGATCCGTCATAATCTTGGGGCAGGGCAATATTGACAGTGATACCCTCCCAGACAAAGGTCTTATTTATTAACAAAGTCATTGATTTTCTCGAGTGAGTCGATTACAGTAGGTCCATAATCCATGAACTCATCATAGGAGATGGTCATGATTTTCTGATTTTTGACCGCTGGGACATCTTCCAGAACTGGATTGTCATAAGGCTGTCAGCATTAGCACCGACAGAAATGATAAAGTTGGAAAAGGCGATAAAAAGGACCACTGCCGATGCCAGAATGGCTCCTATAAAGGCACCTGTGCCAGTAATGGATTTGAGTCCTAAGATAATGCTCAGTGTGGATCCGAAGGTTGCACCCGCTGAAATTCCTAGGATATAAGGCTCTTCGATAGGATTATTGACAGTAGATTGCAAGACGCTGCCACAGACAGAAAGGCCAGCACCAGCTAGGATTCCCAAGATCACTCTTGGAACACGCATGTTCCAAACAATAGCTATTGTAGAGGGCGATAGTTTGTCTGTGCCAAGGGAAAAGCCAAGCTTG contains the following coding sequences:
- a CDS encoding type I restriction endonuclease subunit R, translating into MGFTEDNYEHAVIELFRDSLGYSYVYGPDVERDYRTPLYLEELYSALERINAKLPTVAIQEAIEKLQRFETGSLLQKNKIFTNYLQNGIEVSYFHQGRKQSNLVYLVDFDNVNNNSFTVINQWTIVEKSNKRPDIIVFLNGLPVVVFELKSPSRQETDASDAYRQLKTYQKEIPNLFNYNAFCVMTDLATSKAGTITAGEDRFMEWKTTDGSFEDTQYANFTTFIEGIFDKTRFLDILRNFICFSEDAKILAAYHQYFAVNKAAVSTLNATKSDGRGGVFWHTQGSGKSLSMVFYAHLLQKVLDSPTIVVLTDRNDLDEQLYGQFSKCQDFLRQTPIRAESRLHLKELLTGRQANGIIFTTMQKFSESEEALSDRRNIVVMADEAHRGQYGLEEKIKITKGKDGESEAKLVVGAARLIRDSLPNATYIGFTGTPISTKDKSTTEVFGNYIDVYDMTQAVEDGATRPVYYESRVMHLKLDESILRLIDTEYDLMAQSAESHAIDRSKKELGRLDSILGADQTISALCEDIITHYEENRAQELTGKAMIVAYSRPIAMKIYRTLLEKRPNWTEKIGVVMTSSNNDPEEWHDIVGNKRHKEEMAKRFKDNESPFKIAIVVDMWLTGFDVPSLATMYVYKPMQGHNLMQAIARVNRVYKNKEGGLVVDYIGIASALKQAMNDYTNRDKDNFGDTDIAKTALPKFVEKLEVCRDLFYGFDYSEFMLSKSSDLIRAKTISGGVNFLSSVDKEKKKELFIKESLLLRQALSLCRSLLTPEQRFEAAYFEAVRTLLTRITGEGKKLSLKDINDRINELLKASIKSEGVINLFSDIDTGFSLFDPKFLDEISKMKEKNIAVELLKKLLQEQITLYQRTNLVKSEKFSEILSRAMRAYLNGMLSNEEVIAELMKMAKEMAKAHEEGDSLGLTDEELAFYDALTQPQAVKDFYENDELVAMTHELTETLRKSRTIDWQKKHSARARMRMLVKRLLRKYKYPPEGVEDAIVTVIKQCEMWTDNPDNNYESYSFSDQLMAAESRVEFKSK
- a CDS encoding alpha/beta hydrolase-fold protein yields the protein MTLLINKTFVWEGITVNIALPQDYDGSRPYPAILLNDGQTNYLSKLSSSVILIGLISNNRLDDYTPWKANALKPGNPDFGGRADSYHQKLFNGILAEIRRHYLLDDKRIAYGGYSLGGLAAVYSLYSVCEVPCVFSICGSFWYPGFTDFCRTQDLKNKDCLVYLQNGKTEGANHSNRLSKAPFYAVEIHRLIQKEILTTCSVFDPYGHHEALKERYADFADWLATQWHIN